From Kryptolebias marmoratus isolate JLee-2015 linkage group LG15, ASM164957v2, whole genome shotgun sequence, a single genomic window includes:
- the il17a/f2 gene encoding interleukin 17a/f2 translates to MKLLKNIIWTLLVFCSAMWLTSSTEEQALSSACDSTLMFSSETPVLSDSSLNINRRSLSPWSWSSTMVRNRIPSTLWKAECSSNYCGSPNPDQTNYYNLESKPIYQNILVLNRKEGERCYTASFQSIPVGCTCIRPKISTDTQQPI, encoded by the exons GTATTCTGCAGTGCAATGTGGCTTACTTCCTCCACAGAGGAACAAGCTCTGTCCTCTGCATGTGACTCCACCTTGATGTTCTCGTCAGAGACCCCAGTCTTGTCTGATTCAAGCTTGAACATTAACCGCAGGTCTCTGTCTCCGTGGAGCTGGAG CTCAACCATGGTGAGGAACCGGATCCCCTCCACCCTGTGGAAGGCCGAGTGCAGCAGCAACTATTGTGGAAGTCCCAATCCAGATCAAACAAACTACTACAACCTGGAATCAAAACCCATATATCAGAACATCCTGGTTCTGAACAGGAAGGAGGGTGAAAGATGCTACACAGCCTCGTTCCAGTCCATACCTGTTGGCTGTACCTGCATCAGGCCCAAGATCAGCACTGATACACAACAGCCTATATAG
- the LOC112450883 gene encoding uncharacterized protein LOC112450883 isoform X4 yields MPLASNYHSRHLCPQLITSSTPGLGPIYSPSLLQCQIMKDQQQVILQRSQTDFLCLDPALAFWIFPHALPLSDSCWFLDFWTSTPACDLALDFSPAPLVPLPGSGSPGFDPCPSDQVLSFAPAAYLSETLILTPVPGLRSAAILQGSCPGSPHTIIQEEPVKP; encoded by the exons atgcctcttGCCAGTAATTATCATtctcgtcacctgtgtcctcagTTGATTACCTCCTCTACACCTGGGCTgggccctatatattctccttctctcctccagtgccagattatgaaagaccaacagcaagtaattctccagcgttcacagactgacttcctgtgcctcgaccctgctcttgccttttggatttttcctcacgccttgcccctgtcggataGTTGCTGGTTTTTGGatttctggacatcgacccctgcctgtgacctggCTTTGGATTTCTCGCCTGCCCCACTGGTACCGTTGCCTGGTTCTGGATCTCCTGGCTTCGACCCCTGCCCGTCTGACCAAGTGTTAAGTTTTGCTCCCGCGGCCTACCTCTCGGAGACGCTAATCCTCACACCCGTTCCTGGACTTCGCTCTGCCGCTATCCTGCAAGGATCGTGTCCAGGTTCCCCTCACACCatcatccag GAAGAACCCGTCAAGCCTTGA
- the LOC112450883 gene encoding uncharacterized protein LOC112450883 isoform X2, translating into MPLASNYHSRHLCPQLITSSTPGLGPIYSPSLLQCQIMKDQQQVILQRSQTDFLCLDPALAFWIFPHALPLSDSCWFLDFWTSTPACDLALDFSPAPLVPLPGSGSPGFDPCPSDQVLSFAPAAYLSETLILTPVPGLRSAAILQGSCPGSPHTIIQWNLVLPSHPLLPPIEKSFDTFQEEPVKP; encoded by the exons atgcctcttGCCAGTAATTATCATtctcgtcacctgtgtcctcagTTGATTACCTCCTCTACACCTGGGCTgggccctatatattctccttctctcctccagtgccagattatgaaagaccaacagcaagtaattctccagcgttcacagactgacttcctgtgcctcgaccctgctcttgccttttggatttttcctcacgccttgcccctgtcggataGTTGCTGGTTTTTGGatttctggacatcgacccctgcctgtgacctggCTTTGGATTTCTCGCCTGCCCCACTGGTACCGTTGCCTGGTTCTGGATCTCCTGGCTTCGACCCCTGCCCGTCTGACCAAGTGTTAAGTTTTGCTCCCGCGGCCTACCTCTCGGAGACGCTAATCCTCACACCCGTTCCTGGACTTCGCTCTGCCGCTATCCTGCAAGGATCGTGTCCAGGTTCCCCTCACACCatcatccag TGGAATCTGGTTTTACCCTCCCATCCCCTGCTCCCACCCATTGAGAAATCATTTGACACATTCCAG GAAGAACCCGTCAAGCCTTGA
- the si:ch73-204p21.2 gene encoding uncharacterized protein si:ch73-204p21.2 isoform X2 translates to MAAVGVEVTGSSFLSIVPIGSFILLFLLFIFLTALCSECSRRSFELQDPQVDRNPSTLIKVVKLEEVRENPMIDDIQKDEKEFHPKEDSAVTSSSLQIKDKEPSIVKDSTPEEETTVSFTPWRSHLMSPQSKDSAHIYDIIERRRGTNTNELPQPYYQPSQQHGSNNEENYTRPVVTTDDKYSIYAKVSKKLQLNNSPASTPEKEEQEEESSSCRRMEVEG, encoded by the exons ATGGCTGCAGTCGGAGTAGAGGTAACCGGATCGAGCTTCCTGTCAATAGTACCCATCGGTTCCTTcattcttctcttcctcctcttcatcttcctcacAGCTCTCTGCAGCGAGTGCAGCAG ACGTTCATTTGAGCTCCAGGATCCACAAGTGGATCGGAACCCGTCAACTCTCATCAAAGTG GTCAAACTAGAGGAAGTCAGGGAGAATCCAATGATCGACGACATCCAGAAGGATGAAAAAG AATTTCATCCTAAAGAAGACTCAGCAGTAACATCCAGTTCCTTACAGATTAAGGACAAAGAGCCATCAATTGTCAAAG ACTCAACTCCTGAAGAGGAAACCACAGTCTCATTCACTCCCTGGAGGAGCCACTTGATGTCACCGCAGAGCAAAG ACTCTGCCCACATCTACGACATCATTGAACGAAGGCGGGGTACCAATACCAATGAACTACCACAGCCTTATTACCAACCATCACAGCAGCATGGCAGCAACAATGAAGAGAACTACACTCGTCCTGTAGTGACAACAGATGACAAATATTCCATTTACGCTAAAGTCTCCAAGAAACTACAGCTGAACAACTCACCTGCTAGCACACCTgagaaggaggagcaggaggaggagtctTCATCATGCAGGAGGATGGAGGTGGAGGGATAA
- the si:ch73-204p21.2 gene encoding uncharacterized protein si:ch73-204p21.2 isoform X1, which yields MAAVGVEVTGSSFLSIVPIGSFILLFLLFIFLTALCSECSRRSFELQDPQVDRNPSTLIKVVKLEEVRENPMIDDIQKDEKEFHPKEDSAVTSSSLQIKDKEPSIVKDSTPEEETTVSFTPWRSHLMSPQSKDVNGFFPSDSAHIYDIIERRRGTNTNELPQPYYQPSQQHGSNNEENYTRPVVTTDDKYSIYAKVSKKLQLNNSPASTPEKEEQEEESSSCRRMEVEG from the exons ATGGCTGCAGTCGGAGTAGAGGTAACCGGATCGAGCTTCCTGTCAATAGTACCCATCGGTTCCTTcattcttctcttcctcctcttcatcttcctcacAGCTCTCTGCAGCGAGTGCAGCAG ACGTTCATTTGAGCTCCAGGATCCACAAGTGGATCGGAACCCGTCAACTCTCATCAAAGTG GTCAAACTAGAGGAAGTCAGGGAGAATCCAATGATCGACGACATCCAGAAGGATGAAAAAG AATTTCATCCTAAAGAAGACTCAGCAGTAACATCCAGTTCCTTACAGATTAAGGACAAAGAGCCATCAATTGTCAAAG ACTCAACTCCTGAAGAGGAAACCACAGTCTCATTCACTCCCTGGAGGAGCCACTTGATGTCACCGCAGAGCAAAG ATGTGAATGGCTTCTTCCCTTCAGACTCTGCCCACATCTACGACATCATTGAACGAAGGCGGGGTACCAATACCAATGAACTACCACAGCCTTATTACCAACCATCACAGCAGCATGGCAGCAACAATGAAGAGAACTACACTCGTCCTGTAGTGACAACAGATGACAAATATTCCATTTACGCTAAAGTCTCCAAGAAACTACAGCTGAACAACTCACCTGCTAGCACACCTgagaaggaggagcaggaggaggagtctTCATCATGCAGGAGGATGGAGGTGGAGGGATAA
- the LOC112450883 gene encoding uncharacterized protein LOC112450883 isoform X1, with amino-acid sequence MPLASNYHSRHLCPQLITSSTPGLGPIYSPSLLQCQIMKDQQQVILQRSQTDFLCLDPALAFWIFPHALPLSDSCWFLDFWTSTPACDLALDFSPAPLVPLPGSGSPGFDPCPSDQVLSFAPAAYLSETLILTPVPGLRSAAILQGSCPGSPHTIIQWNLVLPSHPLLPPIEKSFDTFQVSPCVIAWRWQHAWITKQARVALRHEDCSFFSYFLLFHVFILIIVWSFSFCPLSLHLHPPA; translated from the exons atgcctcttGCCAGTAATTATCATtctcgtcacctgtgtcctcagTTGATTACCTCCTCTACACCTGGGCTgggccctatatattctccttctctcctccagtgccagattatgaaagaccaacagcaagtaattctccagcgttcacagactgacttcctgtgcctcgaccctgctcttgccttttggatttttcctcacgccttgcccctgtcggataGTTGCTGGTTTTTGGatttctggacatcgacccctgcctgtgacctggCTTTGGATTTCTCGCCTGCCCCACTGGTACCGTTGCCTGGTTCTGGATCTCCTGGCTTCGACCCCTGCCCGTCTGACCAAGTGTTAAGTTTTGCTCCCGCGGCCTACCTCTCGGAGACGCTAATCCTCACACCCGTTCCTGGACTTCGCTCTGCCGCTATCCTGCAAGGATCGTGTCCAGGTTCCCCTCACACCatcatccag TGGAATCTGGTTTTACCCTCCCATCCCCTGCTCCCACCCATTGAGAAATCATTTGACACATTCCAGGTGAGTCCTTGTGTGATTGCATGGAGGTGGCAGCATGCATGGATCACAAAACAAGCTAGGGTGGCATTGAGGCACGAGGACTGTTCATTCTtctcttattttcttctgtttcatgttttcatccTCATAATTGTTTGGTCCTTCTCTTTCTGTCCATTATCCCTCCACCTCCATCCTCCTGCATGA
- the LOC112450883 gene encoding uncharacterized protein LOC112450883 isoform X3, which yields MPLASNYHSRHLCPQLITSSTPGLGPIYSPSLLQCQIMKDQQQVILQRSQTDFLCLDPALAFWIFPHALPLSDSCWFLDFWTSTPACDLALDFSPAPLVPLPGSGSPGFDPCPSDQVLSFAPAAYLSETLILTPVPGLRSAAILQGSCPGSPHTIIQCGDQRPSCYA from the exons atgcctcttGCCAGTAATTATCATtctcgtcacctgtgtcctcagTTGATTACCTCCTCTACACCTGGGCTgggccctatatattctccttctctcctccagtgccagattatgaaagaccaacagcaagtaattctccagcgttcacagactgacttcctgtgcctcgaccctgctcttgccttttggatttttcctcacgccttgcccctgtcggataGTTGCTGGTTTTTGGatttctggacatcgacccctgcctgtgacctggCTTTGGATTTCTCGCCTGCCCCACTGGTACCGTTGCCTGGTTCTGGATCTCCTGGCTTCGACCCCTGCCCGTCTGACCAAGTGTTAAGTTTTGCTCCCGCGGCCTACCTCTCGGAGACGCTAATCCTCACACCCGTTCCTGGACTTCGCTCTGCCGCTATCCTGCAAGGATCGTGTCCAGGTTCCCCTCACACCatcatccag tgcggCGATCAGAGGCCCTCTTGCTACGCTTAG